In Musa acuminata AAA Group cultivar baxijiao chromosome BXJ2-10, Cavendish_Baxijiao_AAA, whole genome shotgun sequence, a genomic segment contains:
- the LOC135624282 gene encoding protein arginine N-methyltransferase 5-like, giving the protein MPLGQRPGDKSESRYCGVETEFHDDMPHLLTESLSGGFDFIVAPLIDPSYRPSSMSNGGSGSLVLPVAASDLILSPSQWSSHVVGKISSWIDLDSDDEKVRLDSEITLKQEIAWASHLSLQACILPPPRRASCGNYAKCVNQILQSTNNMQLWLRVPLEKSEPMDDGSANANSDFLGGRMFDSWEWWNSFRLLCEHHSQLCVVLDILSSLPSNNSIGRWFGEPVRAAVIYTNSFLTNARGYPCLSKRHQKLITEFFNHSVQIVISGSLLHNISGESIKALPANDDDSHLEVIPTRHALRPYLDYIAYLYQRMDPLPEQERFELGYRDFLQSPLQPLMDNLEAQTYETFEKDIVKYSQYQRAVCKALIDRVPDENASTKITVLMVVGAGRGPLVRASLQAAEETGRKLKVYAVEKNPNAVITLHSLVKLEGWEDIVTIISSDMRCWNAPEKADILVSELLGSFGDNELSPECLDGAQTFLKADGISIPSSYTSFIQPVAATKLYNDVKSHKDLAHFETAYVVKLHRVARLAPSQPVFTFTHPEYSKKSNERYKKLCFEIPSDSGSAVVHGFAGYFDATLYKDVHLGIEPSTATPNMFSWFPIFFPLRTPLFVPTGSPLEVHFWRCSSASKVWYEWCVTSPTTSPVHNSNGRSYWVGL; this is encoded by the exons ATGCCGCTTGGGCAGAGACCAGGGGACAAAAGTGAGTCACGGTATTGTGGAGTGGAGACGGAATTCCATGATGATATGCCTCATCTCCTCACTGAAAGCCTTTCTGGTGGTTTTGACTTCATAGTAGCTCCTCTG ATTGATCCTAGTTATAGGCCTAGTTCCATGAGTAATGGAGGAAGTGGTTCTTTGGTTTTACCTGTTGCAGCATCTGACTTAATTCTTAGCCCTTCACAATGGAGCAGTCATGTTGTTG GTAAAATTAGCTCATGGATTGACTTAGATTCGGATGATGAAAAAGTTCGATTAGACTCAGAAATTACATTGAAGCAAGAAATTGCATGGGCTTCACATCTATCCTTGCAG GCTTGCATTTTACCCCCTCCTAGGAGAGCTTCTTGTGGTAATTATGCAAAATGTGTAAATCAAATCTTGCAAAGTACAAATAACATGCAG TTGTGGCTTAGGGTACCATTGGAGAAGTCTGAACCCATGGATGATGGTTCTGCAAATGCAAACTCTGACTTTTTA GGCGGAAGAATGTTTGATTCATGGGAGTGGTGGAACTCTTTTCGGCTGCTATGTGAGCATCACAGTCAACTATGTGTAGTTCTTGACATTTT GAGTTCTCTGCCATCGAATAACTCCATTGGACGATGGTTTGGAGAGCCAGTTAGAGCAGCTGTTATTTATACCAAT TCCTTCTTAACCAATGCAAGAGGATACCCTTGTCTTTCAAAACGACATCAGAAGTTAATAACGGAGTTCTTCAATCATTCTGTTCAG ATAGTAATTTCTGGAAGCTTGCTTCACAACATCTCTGGGGAAAGCATCAAAGCTTTGCCTGCTAATGATGATGATAGTCATcttgaag TTATACCTACTCGGCATGCATTGAGGCCTTACCTGGATTATATTGCATACTTATACCAACGGATGGATCCTCTTCCTGAGCAAGAACGTTTTGAG CTTGGGTATAGGGACTTTCTGCAGTCTCCATTGCAG CCTCTTATGGATAATCTGGAGGCTCAAACTTATGAGACATTTGAAAAAGATATAGTTAAATATAGTCAG TACCAAAGAGCAGTTTGCAAAGCTTTGATTGACAGGGTCCCTGATGAGAATGCATCAACAAAAATAACG GTACTAATGGTTGTGGGAGCTGGAAGAGGACCACTTGTAAGAGCATCTTTGCAG GCAGCAGAAGAAACAGGTCGGAAATTAAAAGTTTATGCTGTAGAGAAAAATCCCAATGCCGTCATTACACTTCAT AGTTTGGTTAAATTGGAAGGATGGGAAGACATAGTTACTATAATTTCAAGTGATATGCGTTGCTGGAATGCCCCAGAAAAAGCTGATATCTTG GTGAGTGAGCTGCTGGGATCATTTGGTGATAATGAACTCTCACCTGAATGTCTTGATGGAGCACAGACGTTTTTAAAGGCAGATGGGATTTCTATTCCGTCATC ATATACAAGCTTTATTCAACCTGTGGCAGCAACAAAGTTATATAACGAT GTGAAGTCACATAAGGATCTTGCACATTTCGAAACTGCATACGTTGTAAAACTGCACCGTGTAGCAAGGCTTGCTCCGTCTCAGCCT GTGTTCACATTTACACATCCAGAATACTCTAAGAAAAGCAATGAAAGATATAAAAAGTTATGTTTTGAGATACCTTCGGACAGCGGATCGGCTGTGGTGCATG GTTTTGCTGGCTATTTTGATGCAACACTTTATAAAGATGTACATCTTGGCATTGAACCATCCACTGCAACACCAAACATGTTTAGCTG GTTCCCAATCTTCTTTCCTCTGCGGACACCTCTCTTTGTACCTACAGGATCTCCTTTAGAAGTCCACTTCTGGCGATGCTCAAGTGCTTCGAAG GTCTGGTACGAGTGGTGTGTTACTTCTCCCACTACTTCACCAGTTCATAACAGCAATGGCCGCTCATATTGGGTTGGGCTATGA